The following are encoded in a window of Sorex araneus isolate mSorAra2 chromosome 11, mSorAra2.pri, whole genome shotgun sequence genomic DNA:
- the UFD1 gene encoding ubiquitin recognition factor in ER-associated degradation protein 1 codes for MFSFNMFDHPIPRVFQNRFSTQYRCFSVSMLAGPNDRSDVEKGGKIIMPPSALDQLSRLNITYPMLFKLTNKNSDRMTHCGVLEFVADEGICYLPHWMMQNLLLEEGGLVQVESVNLQVATYSKFQPQSPDFLDITNPKAVLENALRNFACLTTGDVIAINYNEKIYELRVMETKPDKAVSIIECDMNVDFDAPLGYKEPERQVPHEESTESEADHSGYAGELGFRAFSGSGNRLDGKKKGVEPSPSPIKPGDIKRGIPNYEFKLGKITFIRNSRPQVKKVEEDEAGGRFVAFSGEGQSLRKKGRKP; via the exons ATG TTCTCTTTCAACATGTTTGACCACCCGATTCCCCGGGTCTTCCAGAACCGCTTTTCAACACAGTACCGCTGCTTCTCCGTGTCCATGCTTGCAGGGCCTAATGACAGGTCAGATgtggagaaaggagggaaga TAATTATGCCGCCGTCAGCCCTCGATCAACTCA GCCGACTTAACATTACCTACCCCATGTTATTCAAACTGACCAACAAGAACTCAGATCGCATGACACACTGCGGTGTGCTGGAGTTTGTAGCTGATGAGGGCATTTGCTACCTCCCACACTGG ATGATGCAGAATTTGCTACTGGAAGAAGGAGGCCTGGTTCAGGTGGAGAGTGTCAACCTTCAAGTGGCCACATACTCTAAATTCCAGCCTCAAAGCCCTGACTTCTTGGACATCACCAACCCCAAAGCAGT ATTGGAAAACGCATTGAGAAACTTTGCCTGTCTGACCACCGGGGATGTGATTGCGATCAACTACAACGAGAAA ATTTATGAACTGCGGGTGATGGAGACTAAACCTGACAAGGCCGTGTCCATCATCGAGTGCGACATGAAT GTTGACTTTGATGCTCCACTGGGCTACAAAGAACCTGAAAGACAAGTCCCGCATGAAGAGTCCACT GAAAGTGAAGCTGACCACAGCGGCTATGCTGGAGAGCTGGGCTTCCGT gctttctctggcTCTGGGAACAGATTGGATGGGAAGAAGAAAGGTGTGGAGCCCAGTCCTTCCCCAATCAAGCCTGGAGATATTAAGAG AGGAATTCCCAATTATGAATTTAAACTTGGTAAGATCACTTTCATCAGAAATTCAAGGCCTCAGGTCAAAAAGGTTGAAGAG